From Hippea alviniae EP5-r, the proteins below share one genomic window:
- the murJ gene encoding murein biosynthesis integral membrane protein MurJ, protein MDQNKTKKVGNHKSAKILASKQNIISGALWITLFTLGSKILGFVRQIITATLFGTTPAFDAIVIAKEPAVFFADTVQSSFSLVAVPFYLEEKLIKEELAKQFTKSFLGLTLIFLLVSNTLLFIFPDFFIIILAPGFSANLKSLSYEYIRIFTIFSVFSGVVNMFVSFLRAERMFLQSSLPFFAFNIFAIPILVILFSTEGAKSYPVAFSVASFFVLLISYFLGRNVWGLIPFSFNFGLKTFKAFVVSVPLFISDLIGVVNNMVDKAFASFLPFGNVSALSYSFNLISVVSALATQGIVYSSFTYISEKIVVFESKRLESQISEIIKFIIKVMLPVIALFIVASSDIVSIIYQHGRFTAESTNKTSMALMGYSFMLITIPFNKILSNLYISKKNTITITIMSLPFVLLNAFLDWFFVKLFGVFGLSLVSSIAGFLRGVVLFFDVKRRYRVNINFLNKEVLVSLILFVLYIFICNFVCSYYGFSKYEGLFMKLLMFFIFVIISAKKEIRFLLGKVSNKIKG, encoded by the coding sequence ATGGACCAGAATAAAACCAAGAAGGTAGGAAATCATAAGTCGGCTAAAATATTAGCAAGTAAACAGAATATAATAAGCGGTGCGTTGTGGATAACTCTATTTACTTTAGGGTCAAAAATTCTTGGCTTTGTTCGTCAAATTATAACCGCTACTTTGTTTGGGACTACTCCTGCATTTGATGCTATTGTTATAGCTAAAGAACCAGCGGTATTTTTTGCTGATACAGTTCAATCATCTTTTTCTTTGGTAGCAGTTCCTTTTTATTTAGAAGAAAAGTTGATAAAAGAAGAGCTTGCAAAACAATTTACTAAAAGTTTCTTAGGATTAACACTTATTTTTCTCCTTGTCTCGAATACTTTACTTTTTATTTTTCCTGATTTTTTTATAATTATTTTAGCCCCCGGTTTTTCAGCTAATTTAAAATCTCTTTCTTATGAGTATATAAGAATATTTACCATCTTTTCGGTATTTAGCGGAGTGGTAAATATGTTTGTCTCCTTTCTAAGAGCGGAGAGAATGTTCTTGCAAAGTTCTTTACCTTTTTTTGCTTTTAATATTTTCGCTATACCTATACTTGTTATATTGTTTTCAACTGAGGGAGCTAAATCGTATCCAGTAGCTTTTTCTGTCGCTTCTTTTTTTGTATTGTTAATTTCTTATTTTTTGGGTAGAAATGTGTGGGGTTTAATCCCTTTTTCTTTTAACTTTGGGCTTAAGACTTTTAAAGCATTTGTGGTGTCTGTACCATTGTTTATATCTGATTTAATAGGGGTTGTGAACAATATGGTAGATAAGGCGTTTGCTTCGTTTTTACCTTTTGGTAATGTGTCAGCTCTTAGTTATTCTTTTAATTTAATAAGTGTTGTGTCGGCATTAGCTACGCAAGGAATAGTTTACTCTTCTTTTACTTATATTTCAGAAAAGATTGTTGTGTTTGAATCGAAGAGATTAGAGTCTCAGATAAGCGAAATAATAAAATTTATTATTAAAGTTATGCTGCCTGTTATTGCTTTATTTATAGTTGCTTCCTCAGATATAGTATCTATTATATATCAGCATGGTAGATTTACCGCGGAGTCTACAAATAAGACCTCTATGGCTTTGATGGGGTATTCCTTTATGTTGATTACTATACCGTTCAATAAGATTCTGAGTAATTTATATATATCTAAAAAAAACACAATAACAATAACAATTATGAGTTTACCTTTTGTTTTACTAAATGCTTTCCTTGATTGGTTTTTTGTTAAATTATTTGGTGTATTCGGTTTATCTTTGGTATCGAGCATTGCTGGCTTCTTGCGTGGAGTTGTTTTATTTTTTGATGTAAAAAGACGATATAGAGTAAATATAAATTTTTTAAACAAAGAGGTACTCGTTTCATTGATTCTATTTGTTCTGTATATCTTTATTTGTAATTTTGTATGTTCATACTATGGTTTTTCCAAGTATGAAGGTCTATTTATGAAGCTTTTAATGTTTTTTATTTTTGTGATTATATCCGCTAAGAAGGAAATTAGGTTTTTGCTTGGTAAAGTTTCAAATAAAATTAAAGGATAA
- a CDS encoding glycosyltransferase family 4 protein → MNNTSVVLILVFYLSLVLNLFIWHISKSKGIFLDKGRENKPQKFHKKDTPRAGGIGVALSFFVGTLLACNGIGLKLFISSLPVLFGGIFEDLKGGVKPSVRLFLAFLSAVLAILLTGFRVENLGFVGLPYMVSILFTIFAVAGVTNSINIIDGLNGLASGFSIIALIIFNITLYFLHNYELLKVGVMLAVATFGFFVLNFPKGLIFLGDGGAYFLGFMLAELSVAIVFKYSSISPWFCLAVMIYPVWEVCFSFYRRKILKGAPAMSPDKMHFHSILTRKLTKTNYLSSLVILVSLLPFEVLALLFRSRTSLSMLVIFFFISIYLFVYSTLIWTRIKPRR, encoded by the coding sequence TTGAATAATACTTCAGTTGTATTGATTTTAGTTTTTTATCTGTCTTTAGTTTTAAATCTTTTTATATGGCATATATCTAAAAGCAAGGGCATATTTTTAGATAAAGGAAGAGAAAACAAGCCTCAGAAGTTCCATAAAAAAGATACCCCCAGAGCTGGTGGTATAGGTGTGGCTCTATCCTTTTTTGTAGGAACTTTATTAGCTTGCAATGGAATAGGGTTAAAATTGTTTATTTCATCTTTACCTGTCCTTTTTGGTGGTATTTTTGAGGATTTAAAAGGGGGTGTAAAACCTTCTGTCAGACTTTTTTTAGCTTTTTTGTCAGCTGTCCTGGCCATTTTACTTACAGGGTTTAGAGTAGAAAATCTTGGTTTTGTTGGTTTACCTTACATGGTTTCTATATTGTTTACTATTTTTGCCGTGGCAGGCGTGACGAATTCTATAAATATAATAGATGGACTTAATGGTTTGGCTAGTGGGTTTTCTATTATAGCCCTTATAATTTTTAATATTACCCTTTATTTCTTGCATAATTATGAGCTTTTAAAAGTTGGCGTGATGCTTGCTGTTGCTACTTTTGGTTTTTTTGTTTTAAACTTTCCTAAAGGGTTGATTTTTTTGGGAGATGGTGGCGCTTATTTTTTGGGGTTTATGTTAGCTGAGCTTTCAGTAGCTATAGTTTTTAAGTATAGTAGCATTTCTCCATGGTTTTGTCTTGCCGTTATGATATATCCCGTTTGGGAAGTTTGTTTCTCTTTCTATAGAAGAAAAATATTGAAAGGTGCTCCTGCAATGTCTCCTGACAAAATGCATTTTCATAGTATTTTGACAAGAAAATTAACGAAAACTAATTACTTGAGCTCTTTAGTAATCTTGGTTTCTCTATTGCCTTTTGAGGTATTAGCCCTTCTCTTCAGAAGTAGAACATCTCTTTCGATGTTGGTAATATTCTTTTTTATTAGTATTTATCTTTTTGTTTACAGTACTTTGATATGGACCAGAATAAAACCAAGAAGGTAG
- a CDS encoding SIMPL domain-containing protein produces MKRIVLVAVIAILLATSTKAAEVSVISTSFEIKKLVNCDRVNMTFKVWAEGDNYTEALKRLKPINNEFVGFLKKIYASKSIKTVSGYNSSKMASIIITVNSDKINSTGRVLNYISNRRFPYKTGITTVNIKYTLSDKKETEIKNEIFKEALVKCKRLLSIVNSTLNSKYKIGSIDVKYSHPFFIREGNIRAFSKSSPNSNFSLSSGQKLIKANVRFSAILTLK; encoded by the coding sequence ATGAAAAGGATAGTTTTGGTTGCCGTAATAGCTATCCTACTTGCAACATCAACAAAAGCAGCCGAAGTTTCGGTTATATCAACATCATTCGAGATAAAAAAATTGGTAAATTGCGACAGGGTAAATATGACATTCAAGGTATGGGCTGAAGGAGACAACTACACAGAAGCCCTAAAAAGATTAAAGCCCATAAACAACGAGTTTGTGGGCTTTTTGAAGAAGATTTACGCTTCAAAATCGATAAAAACAGTTTCAGGTTATAACTCATCAAAAATGGCTTCTATTATAATAACGGTAAACAGCGACAAAATAAACTCAACGGGCAGAGTTCTAAATTACATATCAAACAGACGCTTCCCGTATAAAACAGGCATAACAACAGTAAACATAAAATACACACTATCGGATAAAAAGGAGACAGAGATAAAAAACGAGATATTCAAAGAAGCCCTTGTAAAATGCAAAAGACTGCTATCAATAGTAAACAGCACATTAAACAGTAAATACAAGATTGGCTCCATAGATGTAAAATACTCACATCCGTTTTTTATCAGAGAAGGAAATATTAGAGCATTCTCAAAAAGCAGTCCAAACTCCAACTTCTCTCTATCATCTGGCCAAAAGCTGATAAAAGCCAATGTGAGATTTTCGGCTATCTTAACGCTAAAATGA
- a CDS encoding glycosyltransferase produces the protein MRMLFVIPSLGMGEAERVLSLLANYFSSKLEVHILTICKSEIFYDLRDDITVHMLDLCGKSNGRLNKVKQFDVLIDIYSNLDAKKFKLYIIGDGEERENLKNIIKGKKLENSVRLIGRVKDIERYYARAKIFALTSRFEAFSNVLIEAMSCGCAVISFDCPYGPAEIISDNIDGLLVRNQDKEEFLIKLSELVKNDNLIKRLSENAIEKAKKYSFNEIVKMWEKEINRIIR, from the coding sequence ATGAGAATGCTTTTTGTTATACCATCTCTTGGAATGGGTGAAGCAGAAAGAGTTTTGAGCTTATTAGCTAATTATTTCAGTTCCAAGCTTGAAGTGCATATACTAACCATATGTAAAAGCGAGATTTTTTATGATTTGAGAGACGACATTACCGTCCATATGCTTGATCTTTGTGGAAAGTCTAATGGAAGGTTGAATAAGGTAAAGCAGTTCGATGTTCTTATAGATATTTATTCTAACTTAGATGCAAAAAAATTCAAATTATATATAATTGGAGATGGAGAAGAAAGAGAAAATTTGAAGAATATAATAAAAGGGAAGAAATTAGAAAATTCAGTAAGGCTTATTGGTAGGGTGAAGGATATAGAGAGATATTATGCAAGAGCAAAAATTTTTGCCTTGACATCAAGATTTGAGGCTTTTTCAAATGTTCTGATAGAAGCCATGAGTTGTGGATGTGCTGTTATAAGTTTTGATTGCCCTTATGGACCTGCTGAAATAATTAGTGATAATATTGATGGTTTGTTGGTGAGAAATCAAGATAAGGAAGAATTTTTAATAAAGCTGTCAGAGTTGGTGAAAAATGATAACCTTATAAAAAGGCTTTCTGAAAATGCAATAGAAAAAGCAAAAAAATATAGCTTTAATGAGATAGTAAAAATGTGGGAAAAGGAGATAAATCGTATAATAAGGTAA
- a CDS encoding DUF2334 domain-containing protein yields the protein MSAKYIVRFDDASPTMNKKKWQRVERLCDEYNIKPIVAIVPNNKDSDLVCDSYDSSFWSKVKDWQDKGWYIALHGYEHKYVTQNSGLVPINNRSEFAGLSYEEQKEKIEKGMRIFKEHGIEPNIWVAPAHSFDKNTLLALREVGISIVSDGIALYPFVKYGFKWIPQQLWHFRVMPFGVWTICLHPNKMGKDDFKNMEDFIKKNKESFIDVSSLKYKNFCVLNMIFGKVYWPIRRLRSMMRKGKS from the coding sequence ATGAGTGCTAAGTATATAGTGAGATTTGATGATGCGTCTCCAACGATGAATAAAAAAAAATGGCAACGAGTTGAAAGGTTATGTGATGAGTATAATATAAAGCCCATAGTGGCTATTGTACCTAATAATAAAGATAGTGACCTTGTTTGTGATTCTTATGACAGCTCGTTTTGGAGTAAGGTTAAAGATTGGCAAGATAAAGGATGGTATATAGCTTTACATGGATATGAGCATAAATATGTAACTCAAAATAGCGGATTGGTTCCTATAAATAATAGGTCTGAGTTTGCAGGTTTGTCTTATGAAGAACAAAAAGAAAAAATAGAAAAAGGAATGAGAATATTTAAAGAGCATGGTATAGAGCCTAATATATGGGTAGCGCCTGCTCACTCTTTTGATAAGAATACTCTGCTTGCCTTAAGAGAAGTGGGTATAAGTATCGTAAGTGATGGTATAGCTTTGTATCCTTTTGTAAAGTATGGTTTTAAGTGGATACCTCAACAATTGTGGCATTTTAGAGTTATGCCCTTTGGTGTTTGGACTATTTGTTTGCATCCTAATAAGATGGGAAAAGATGATTTTAAGAATATGGAAGACTTTATTAAAAAGAATAAAGAGAGTTTTATAGATGTGTCTTCTCTGAAATATAAAAATTTCTGCGTTTTGAATATGATTTTTGGAAAGGTTTATTGGCCAATAAGAAGACTTAGAAGTATGATGAGAAAGGGAAAATCATGA